A part of Candidatus Aegiribacteria sp. genomic DNA contains:
- a CDS encoding glycosyltransferase family 2 protein: MNLSLVIITLNEEDSLGRCIGSVPFADEIIVVDSGSTDSTAEVAKSCGAKVLFHEFQDFSTQKQWAIEQASGRWVLSLDADEYLNEKLADDISSIVEVETVHSGFNLPFRIQYMGRLMRYGPWSGERHVRLFRNGHAVFPSSGVHESVKITGGTIGDLRNGHVIHRSYSSLNDQMDKMLQYSSIWAQEEFGKDRRSGPLQIFFRPAWRFLSAYLLRGGFLEGIPGLVSSTVSAYYVFLKWTILYELRCD; the protein is encoded by the coding sequence ATGAATCTTTCTCTTGTAATTATCACATTGAACGAAGAGGACAGCTTAGGGCGCTGTATCGGAAGTGTCCCCTTTGCGGACGAGATAATAGTAGTGGATTCAGGAAGCACTGACTCAACAGCGGAAGTAGCGAAGAGCTGCGGCGCGAAGGTATTGTTCCATGAATTCCAGGATTTTTCGACTCAGAAACAGTGGGCCATCGAGCAGGCCTCAGGGCGCTGGGTACTTTCACTGGATGCCGATGAATATCTGAACGAGAAACTGGCCGATGACATCTCATCCATCGTGGAGGTCGAAACCGTTCATTCAGGATTCAACCTGCCGTTCAGAATTCAGTATATGGGCAGACTGATGCGCTATGGCCCCTGGTCAGGTGAGCGTCATGTAAGACTTTTCAGAAATGGACACGCCGTATTTCCCAGTTCAGGCGTTCATGAAAGCGTAAAAATAACCGGAGGAACCATAGGAGATCTCAGAAATGGGCATGTAATTCACAGATCATATTCATCGCTGAATGATCAGATGGATAAAATGCTGCAGTACAGCAGTATCTGGGCGCAGGAAGAGTTCGGTAAGGACAGAAGGTCGGGACCATTACAGATATTCTTCAGACCTGCATGGAGATTCCTCTCAGCGTATCTGCTTCGGGGAGGGTTCCTGGAGGGAATACCAGGGCTTGTATCATCGACTGTTTCAGCATATTACGTATTTCTCAAATGGACGATCCTGTATGAACTGAGGTGTGATTAA
- a CDS encoding CGGC domain-containing protein: MKKIGIIICDRYRSCAGGKCLRALRNREGAFELYRGQEVEIVGYTSCGGCPGGNVEYSPAEMKKNGADVIHLATGLLVGYPPCPRIRQFTEFIKTACGLDVISGTHPIPQNYYLRHQELDTWNSIWWNNTTRHVLTDEKTRLSYD; the protein is encoded by the coding sequence ATGAAGAAAATCGGAATCATCATCTGTGACCGTTACCGTTCCTGTGCCGGGGGAAAGTGTCTCAGGGCTCTTAGAAACCGCGAAGGGGCCTTTGAACTGTACAGGGGGCAAGAGGTTGAAATAGTAGGCTATACAAGTTGTGGAGGATGCCCCGGAGGAAACGTGGAATACTCTCCCGCTGAGATGAAGAAAAACGGAGCGGATGTAATTCATCTTGCTACCGGGCTTCTGGTCGGGTATCCGCCATGCCCGCGGATCAGGCAGTTTACAGAGTTCATAAAAACAGCATGCGGTCTGGATGTGATCAGCGGCACACATCCGATACCACAGAACTACTATCTAAGGCACCAGGAGCTTGATACATGGAATTCCATATGGTGGAATAACACTACCAGGCATGTTCTGACGGATGAAAAAACACGTCTTTCGTATGATTAA